The following coding sequences are from one Sphingobium sp. Cam5-1 window:
- a CDS encoding phage tail tube protein: MAVEKGSAFLLKVGDGGSPVAYATVAGMRTTQLSVNGEGVNVTSKDSGGWRELLSGAGVRSVSVSAAGIFTGSAAEVRIRNHALAGTIEQFELSFESGERMRGRFLVTRLDYAGDYNGERNYALSLESSGPVVSE, translated from the coding sequence ATGGCAGTGGAAAAGGGAAGCGCGTTTCTATTGAAAGTGGGCGATGGCGGGTCGCCTGTCGCCTATGCGACGGTGGCCGGGATGCGGACCACGCAGCTGTCGGTGAATGGCGAGGGCGTGAACGTTACGTCCAAGGATTCCGGTGGGTGGCGTGAGTTGCTGTCGGGCGCGGGGGTGCGGTCGGTCAGCGTTTCGGCGGCGGGGATATTTACCGGGTCGGCGGCGGAGGTACGCATTCGCAATCATGCGCTGGCCGGGACGATCGAGCAGTTTGAGCTGAGTTTCGAGAGTGGCGAGCGGATGCGCGGGCGCTTTCTGGTCACGCGGCTCGATTATGCGGGCGATTATAATGGTGAGCGTAATTATGCGCTTAGCCTGGAAAGCTCTGGCCCGGTGGTGTCGGAATGA
- a CDS encoding DUF2793 domain-containing protein yields the protein MTSDATPRWALPQLFAGQAQKEVFHNEALARIDMLLHGAAESADEDVPPTSPDDGQCWIVADGASGSWLGQDGSVACWTGGGWRFAAPRAGLTLRVVDRGHMMYFDGSDWQDAAVRGDGFYVGGERVAGTRQPAIANPVGGSSIDSEARSSLVAILNAMRSHGLIEP from the coding sequence ATGACGAGCGATGCGACGCCCCGCTGGGCCTTGCCCCAGCTTTTCGCCGGGCAGGCGCAGAAGGAAGTCTTTCATAACGAGGCGCTGGCACGGATCGACATGCTGCTGCATGGCGCGGCCGAAAGCGCGGACGAGGATGTGCCGCCAACTTCGCCCGACGACGGCCAGTGCTGGATTGTTGCGGATGGCGCTTCAGGAAGCTGGTTGGGGCAGGATGGGTCGGTCGCCTGCTGGACAGGAGGCGGATGGCGATTTGCCGCGCCACGTGCGGGCCTGACGCTGAGGGTCGTGGACCGAGGCCATATGATGTATTTCGATGGCAGCGATTGGCAGGATGCAGCAGTCCGGGGCGACGGCTTCTATGTAGGGGGCGAGCGGGTTGCGGGGACACGGCAACCGGCCATAGCCAACCCCGTGGGGGGAAGCTCCATCGACAGTGAGGCGAGAAGTTCCCTGGTCGCGATTTTAAATGCCATGCGCAGTCACGGACTGATCGAACCATGA
- a CDS encoding gene transfer agent family protein yields MSAVNEARGEAALEVAGEALRLRPSFAALVAAEQELGPLFELVERAAAGKLSLADMAGLFWHCLADAPVGLTRERLGEAIVEAGLAKLSPALSGIIRQILGGR; encoded by the coding sequence ATGAGCGCGGTGAATGAGGCACGCGGCGAGGCTGCGCTGGAGGTGGCTGGCGAGGCTTTGCGGTTGCGGCCGAGCTTTGCGGCTTTGGTGGCGGCGGAGCAGGAACTGGGGCCGCTGTTTGAGTTGGTGGAGCGGGCGGCTGCGGGCAAGTTGTCGCTTGCCGATATGGCGGGGCTGTTCTGGCACTGCCTTGCTGATGCGCCCGTGGGGCTGACGCGCGAGAGGCTGGGCGAGGCGATTGTCGAGGCGGGGCTGGCTAAGCTGTCGCCGGCGTTAAGTGGGATCATCAGGCAGATTTTGGGGGGACGATGA
- a CDS encoding head-tail connector protein has protein sequence MLVREEVGAAGASLEELKDYLRISGSGEDGLLDGLLRSATALCEQFLGQWLILGEARETVRADGGWQRLSARPVVAILGVDAVGPDGVEQALAVDAYSVDIDAAGDGWVRARPLAGARVLAVHYRAGMAEDADGLPDPIRQGIVRLATEHFSARGGDVATPPAVVSALWRPWRRMRLA, from the coding sequence GTGTTGGTGCGGGAAGAGGTTGGGGCGGCGGGGGCGTCGCTTGAGGAATTGAAGGATTATCTGCGGATTAGTGGGAGTGGCGAGGATGGGTTGCTCGACGGGCTGCTTAGAAGTGCGACGGCGTTGTGCGAGCAGTTTCTGGGGCAATGGCTGATCCTGGGCGAAGCGCGGGAGACGGTGCGGGCTGATGGGGGATGGCAGCGGCTGTCGGCCCGGCCTGTGGTGGCGATCCTGGGTGTTGATGCGGTCGGGCCTGACGGGGTGGAGCAGGCGCTGGCTGTCGATGCCTATTCGGTTGATATCGATGCGGCGGGGGATGGCTGGGTGCGGGCGCGGCCCTTGGCTGGCGCGCGGGTGCTGGCGGTGCATTATCGGGCGGGAATGGCCGAGGATGCGGATGGCCTGCCCGATCCGATCCGGCAGGGGATCGTCCGGCTGGCGACGGAGCATTTTTCGGCGCGTGGCGGTGATGTGGCGACCCCGCCTGCGGTGGTGAGCGCGCTGTGGCGGCCGTGGCGGCGGATGCGGTTGGCATGA
- a CDS encoding phage major capsid protein, translated as MTDQLEASFDAVVQGERIEALEGEVAALKGALVQQQRPALDGVKGGSFDPKRAAFVERYVRQGLEAGVELKSFSGASGAAGGYAVPREIDQIIDATLKSISPIRSIANVVRTGSAGYRKLVTSGGIVSGWASETGARAETATPSFNEIVPPYGELYANPAASQAMLDDAQFDVEGWLAGEIAREFAAAEGAAFVNGNGTNKPKGFLTYTATNEADSVRAFGSLQYVASGASGAFAASGQEKLIDLVQSLRAPYRQGACFVMNSATLAVIRKMKTSDGAFIWQPSLAAGQPATLLGYPVVEAEDMPDIAAGSLSIAFGNFQAGYVISERSETSILRDPFSNKPFVHFYAVKRIGGAVSNSEAIKLMKFAAS; from the coding sequence ATGACGGATCAGTTGGAAGCGAGCTTTGATGCGGTGGTGCAGGGTGAGCGTATCGAGGCGCTGGAGGGTGAGGTTGCGGCACTGAAAGGGGCGCTGGTGCAGCAGCAGCGGCCTGCGCTGGATGGGGTGAAGGGTGGGTCGTTCGATCCCAAGCGGGCGGCTTTTGTGGAGCGTTATGTGCGACAGGGGCTTGAGGCGGGTGTGGAGCTGAAGAGCTTTTCCGGGGCGAGTGGCGCTGCGGGAGGCTATGCGGTGCCGCGTGAGATTGACCAGATCATCGACGCGACATTGAAGAGCATCTCGCCGATCCGGTCGATCGCCAATGTCGTGCGTACGGGTAGCGCTGGCTATCGCAAGCTGGTGACTTCGGGCGGCATCGTGTCGGGCTGGGCGAGCGAGACGGGGGCGCGGGCCGAGACGGCGACGCCGAGCTTTAACGAGATCGTGCCGCCTTATGGTGAGCTGTATGCCAATCCGGCGGCGAGCCAGGCGATGCTGGATGATGCGCAGTTTGATGTCGAAGGCTGGCTGGCGGGCGAGATCGCGCGTGAATTTGCGGCGGCGGAGGGCGCGGCCTTCGTCAACGGCAATGGCACGAACAAGCCCAAGGGGTTCCTGACCTATACGGCGACCAATGAGGCGGACAGCGTGCGTGCCTTTGGCTCGCTGCAATATGTGGCTTCGGGGGCTTCGGGTGCCTTTGCGGCGTCGGGTCAGGAGAAGCTGATCGATTTGGTGCAGAGCCTGCGGGCGCCCTATCGTCAGGGGGCGTGCTTCGTGATGAATTCGGCGACGCTGGCCGTCATTCGCAAGATGAAGACGAGCGATGGGGCGTTTATCTGGCAGCCTTCATTGGCCGCTGGGCAGCCTGCGACGCTGCTGGGCTATCCGGTGGTGGAGGCCGAGGACATGCCGGATATTGCGGCGGGTTCGCTGTCGATCGCCTTTGGTAATTTCCAGGCGGGCTATGTGATCTCTGAACGTAGCGAGACGAGCATCCTGCGCGATCCGTTCAGCAACAAGCCGTTCGTGCATTTCTATGCGGTGAAGCGGATTGGTGGTGCCGTTTCCAACTCGGAGGCGATCAAGCTGATGAAGTTCGCGGCTTCGTAA
- a CDS encoding phage tail protein yields MATLVLTALGTAIGGPLGGAIGGLIGSSLDQAVLFKPKGREGRRLTELQLQTSSYGAQIPKLFGTMRAAGSVIWATDLKEKRNRSGGGKGRPSVTSYSYSASFAVALSARRVLAVRRIWADGNLLRGAAGDFKSGLSAFRLHLGSEDQAADPLIASAEGVDRTPGHRGIAYAVFEDLQLADYGNRIPSLTFEVEADEGVVTIATVAVDLSGGVLEAVVDGTVDGFAAGGADVIDAIGPLVEAWDLAFVAGEDGLRLTGTGSDETGGEISAGTLCKRINGRAIDAVEQSGESADAVPLALSLRHYDAARDYQAGVQRVSRPGAGRVERGIDLPVTMSGDVARRLAARHLGHDWTGRSAMTLRCGWDALRHEPGDLVTVEAMPGRWRVEEREWEAMAVRLALRRVPGAGGVLPAGASSGAIVRQTDAPHGPTVLMLTDLPPLREAVATVPLIAAAASGGEGWRNAALFVMSETGEANPVGRTAPRAVMGEVDEALEPGSWALIDLVNSVHVTLLAADMELGDADEAALAQGRNLCMVGRELLQFSHAVQTGAASFRLEGLRRGLFGTEWAMDGHVAGEPFLLIEEERLAEPFAALGNGEIGSTLRLSAVGIGDAEPVEAELTVSGEAVTPVAPVHFRAVADGAGGWNLSWVRRSRNGWRWISGADVPLGEESERYELRVLADGALMRRVETTSPSWAYDVDAFDADGGGALTIEVRQIGSFALGRPARLVLPL; encoded by the coding sequence ATGGCGACTTTAGTGCTGACCGCGCTGGGCACGGCGATCGGCGGGCCGCTGGGCGGAGCGATCGGCGGGCTGATCGGCAGCAGCCTGGATCAGGCGGTGCTGTTCAAGCCCAAGGGGCGCGAGGGCAGGCGGCTGACCGAGTTGCAGTTGCAGACATCAAGCTATGGCGCGCAAATCCCGAAGCTGTTTGGCACGATGCGTGCCGCTGGGTCGGTCATTTGGGCGACCGACCTTAAGGAAAAGCGCAACAGGAGTGGCGGCGGCAAGGGGCGGCCGAGCGTCACCAGCTATAGCTATTCGGCGAGTTTCGCCGTTGCGTTGTCGGCGCGCAGGGTGCTGGCGGTACGGCGCATTTGGGCCGACGGCAATCTGCTGCGCGGGGCTGCCGGGGATTTTAAGTCGGGCTTGAGCGCGTTTCGCCTGCATTTGGGGAGTGAGGATCAGGCTGCCGATCCGCTCATCGCTTCGGCGGAGGGCGTTGATCGGACGCCGGGGCATCGGGGCATCGCCTATGCGGTGTTCGAGGATTTGCAACTCGCCGATTATGGCAACCGCATTCCGTCGCTGACCTTTGAGGTAGAGGCGGATGAGGGGGTGGTGACCATCGCGACGGTGGCCGTGGACCTGAGCGGCGGTGTCCTTGAGGCGGTCGTAGATGGAACCGTCGATGGCTTTGCGGCGGGCGGAGCTGATGTGATCGACGCGATTGGTCCGCTGGTGGAGGCATGGGACCTTGCCTTTGTTGCTGGTGAGGACGGACTGCGGCTGACCGGCACGGGGAGCGATGAGACGGGTGGTGAGATCAGCGCGGGCACCCTGTGCAAGCGTATCAATGGCCGTGCCATCGATGCCGTCGAACAGTCGGGAGAGAGCGCTGATGCGGTGCCGCTGGCCCTTTCGCTGCGTCACTACGATGCAGCGCGAGATTATCAGGCGGGGGTGCAGCGCGTCAGTCGGCCGGGGGCGGGGCGGGTTGAGCGCGGGATCGATCTGCCGGTCACCATGTCGGGCGATGTTGCGCGTCGTCTGGCGGCCCGTCATCTTGGCCATGACTGGACGGGCCGATCCGCCATGACCCTGCGTTGCGGGTGGGACGCCCTGCGCCATGAGCCCGGTGATCTGGTGACGGTCGAGGCCATGCCGGGCCGCTGGCGGGTGGAAGAACGGGAGTGGGAAGCCATGGCCGTGCGGCTGGCGCTGCGGCGGGTGCCGGGAGCGGGAGGCGTCTTGCCTGCGGGAGCGTCCTCTGGCGCGATCGTGCGGCAGACGGATGCGCCGCATGGACCTACTGTATTGATGCTGACCGACCTTCCGCCGTTGCGGGAGGCGGTGGCGACCGTGCCTTTGATCGCTGCGGCGGCCAGTGGCGGGGAAGGGTGGAGAAACGCGGCCCTCTTCGTGATGAGCGAGACGGGGGAAGCCAATCCGGTCGGCCGCACCGCGCCGCGCGCCGTGATGGGGGAGGTCGACGAGGCGTTGGAGCCGGGGAGTTGGGCTCTGATCGATCTGGTCAACAGCGTGCATGTGACGTTGCTGGCGGCGGACATGGAGCTGGGCGATGCGGATGAGGCTGCATTGGCGCAGGGGCGCAATCTTTGCATGGTTGGACGCGAGCTTCTCCAATTTTCCCACGCGGTGCAGACGGGCGCGGCCAGCTTCCGGCTGGAAGGCCTGCGCCGGGGATTGTTCGGGACGGAATGGGCGATGGATGGGCATGTCGCTGGCGAGCCGTTTCTGCTGATCGAGGAGGAGCGGCTGGCAGAACCATTTGCAGCCTTGGGCAATGGCGAGATCGGCAGCACATTGCGGCTTTCGGCAGTCGGGATTGGCGATGCGGAGCCGGTGGAGGCAGAGCTGACCGTCAGCGGGGAAGCGGTAACGCCGGTGGCGCCCGTTCACTTTCGCGCCGTTGCCGACGGGGCGGGGGGCTGGAATCTGAGCTGGGTGCGGCGGAGCAGGAATGGCTGGCGCTGGATCAGCGGGGCGGACGTGCCGTTGGGCGAGGAAAGCGAGCGTTACGAACTGCGCGTGCTGGCGGACGGCGCTCTGATGCGCCGGGTCGAAACCACATCGCCGTCATGGGCATATGACGTGGACGCATTCGACGCGGACGGGGGCGGCGCATTGACGATCGAGGTCCGGCAGATCGGCTCGTTCGCCCTGGGACGGCCCGCGCGGCTCGTCCTGCCGCTTTGA
- a CDS encoding DUF2163 domain-containing protein — protein sequence MSGLEALEKPLATLAFCWRLERRDGVTIGLTSHDRDLEIGHVRYRAAPGMTPSAVRSGISAEAGDTDLQGALIADAINEADLMAGRWDGAALELRLTEWDAPGDLWLMLAKGEIGSVARKGGAFTAELVGAMAALKAPVAPSTSPDCRARLGDWQCRVDLAARRKVVAVSAVDDVEVSAAGLAVGVYAFGTLRWLTGANAGAVQAVVDNGASGVTLADPPCFAVAAGTLALLTEGCDRQLDTCRTRFANVVNFRGEPYLPGTDLLTRYPGA from the coding sequence ATGAGCGGGCTGGAGGCTTTGGAGAAGCCGCTGGCGACACTGGCCTTTTGCTGGCGGCTGGAGCGGCGGGATGGCGTGACGATCGGGCTGACGAGCCATGATCGCGATCTGGAGATCGGGCATGTCCGCTATCGCGCCGCGCCGGGGATGACGCCTTCGGCCGTTCGCAGCGGGATCAGCGCGGAGGCGGGCGATACAGACTTGCAGGGCGCCTTGATTGCGGATGCGATCAATGAGGCGGATTTGATGGCGGGGCGCTGGGATGGGGCTGCATTGGAGTTGCGGCTGACCGAGTGGGACGCGCCGGGCGACCTGTGGCTGATGCTGGCGAAGGGCGAGATTGGCAGCGTCGCGCGCAAGGGCGGGGCTTTCACGGCGGAGCTGGTGGGGGCGATGGCGGCGCTGAAGGCTCCGGTTGCGCCCTCTACCTCGCCCGATTGCCGGGCGCGGTTGGGGGACTGGCAGTGCCGGGTCGATCTGGCGGCACGGCGTAAGGTCGTGGCGGTGTCGGCTGTCGATGATGTGGAGGTGAGTGCGGCGGGGTTGGCTGTGGGTGTCTATGCCTTTGGTACTTTACGGTGGCTGACGGGTGCTAATGCAGGCGCGGTGCAGGCTGTCGTGGATAATGGGGCGAGTGGGGTGACGCTGGCCGATCCGCCATGTTTTGCGGTGGCGGCGGGGACGCTGGCGCTGCTGACGGAAGGGTGCGACCGGCAGTTGGATACGTGCCGGACGCGCTTCGCCAATGTCGTGAACTTCAGGGGGGAGCCCTATTTGCCGGGCACGGACCTGCTGACGCGCTATCCCGGCGCGTGA
- a CDS encoding peptidoglycan endopeptidase, producing the protein MAAARDLVGVPFRLQGRSRTSGIDCVGLAALALTQAGHRGAAPRGYGLRSGDAELVRGWLEQAGLRAVEQGQVGDLALVRPGPLQLHLMILVPGGHVHAHAGLGRVVETPGPSPWPVIGHWRAI; encoded by the coding sequence GTGGCGGCGGCGCGCGATCTGGTGGGGGTGCCTTTCCGGCTGCAAGGGCGCAGCAGGACGAGCGGTATTGATTGCGTCGGGCTGGCGGCTCTGGCGCTGACGCAGGCGGGGCATCGGGGTGCCGCGCCGCGAGGCTATGGGCTGCGGTCGGGTGATGCGGAGTTGGTGCGCGGCTGGCTGGAGCAGGCGGGTTTGCGGGCGGTGGAGCAGGGGCAAGTCGGCGATCTGGCGCTGGTGCGGCCGGGGCCGTTGCAATTGCATCTGATGATTTTGGTCCCCGGCGGGCATGTGCATGCCCATGCGGGATTGGGGCGCGTGGTCGAGACGCCGGGGCCTTCGCCCTGGCCCGTCATCGGCCATTGGCGGGCGATATAG
- a CDS encoding DUF6127 family protein — MKYDGEMLARLVAQAEGAPGRMDMLMIRALIEEASELGAGRALERLGLSDRSAEKDVRELRELLSAWRDAKKAARGAVVSWAVRIVMALVLLGVAVKAGLIGMVRG; from the coding sequence ATGAAATATGATGGCGAGATGCTGGCGCGGCTGGTGGCGCAGGCCGAGGGCGCGCCGGGGCGGATGGACATGCTGATGATCCGGGCGCTGATCGAGGAGGCGAGCGAGTTGGGGGCTGGGCGGGCGTTGGAGCGATTGGGCTTGAGCGACCGGAGCGCGGAGAAGGATGTGCGGGAGTTGCGTGAGCTGCTGTCCGCCTGGCGTGATGCGAAGAAGGCGGCTCGCGGGGCGGTGGTTAGCTGGGCGGTGCGGATCGTGATGGCGCTGGTGTTGCTCGGCGTGGCGGTGAAGGCTGGGTTGATCGGGATGGTGCGCGGATGA
- a CDS encoding phage tail assembly chaperone, which yields MSFFKTAARLAGVAGWLLGWRPDEFWRATPVELEAVLRAARGEEEPGVGVDVAELERLRGVMPD from the coding sequence ATGAGCTTCTTCAAAACGGCGGCGCGGCTGGCTGGCGTCGCGGGATGGCTGCTGGGGTGGCGGCCGGATGAGTTTTGGCGCGCGACGCCGGTGGAGTTGGAGGCGGTGTTGCGGGCGGCTCGGGGAGAGGAGGAGCCGGGGGTCGGGGTGGATGTGGCGGAGCTGGAGCGGCTGCGTGGGGTGATGCCGGATTGA
- a CDS encoding tail tape measure protein: protein MDEEIETLVVRVRADTQGLSRDVEAMRGALEGPLASGAERAGRRIEQGLLRAVRSGRFGFEELKQVALSVLEEIAAGAVRSGAAGVGGVGGSLLTLAGAALGLPGRATGGPVSPGRAYVVGERGPELFVPTASGQVMANGGAGARDVRVNIAVQGRGEGFDNARMLARSARQVARAVRGALNG from the coding sequence ATGGACGAGGAAATCGAGACGCTGGTGGTGCGGGTTCGGGCGGATACGCAGGGGCTTTCGCGGGATGTGGAGGCGATGCGGGGGGCGTTGGAAGGGCCGCTGGCTTCAGGTGCGGAGCGGGCTGGGCGGCGGATTGAGCAGGGGTTGTTGCGGGCGGTGCGCAGCGGGCGCTTTGGGTTTGAGGAACTGAAGCAGGTTGCGCTGTCGGTGCTGGAAGAGATTGCGGCGGGGGCGGTGCGGTCTGGTGCGGCTGGTGTTGGGGGCGTTGGGGGTTCTTTGCTGACGCTGGCGGGTGCGGCGCTGGGATTGCCGGGGCGGGCGACTGGCGGGCCGGTGTCGCCGGGACGCGCCTATGTGGTTGGTGAGCGCGGGCCTGAGCTGTTCGTGCCTACGGCTAGCGGGCAGGTGATGGCGAATGGTGGCGCGGGCGCGCGGGACGTTCGCGTCAACATTGCCGTGCAGGGACGCGGCGAAGGGTTCGACAATGCGCGGATGCTGGCGCGGAGCGCGCGGCAGGTGGCGCGGGCGGTCAGGGGAGCGCTGAACGGATGA
- a CDS encoding DUF2460 domain-containing protein, translating into MSGLGYWLADARRGQEERFMKRFAPTHWTVNFPRPMMASVVTTAPDALRVDAVFYGSGDLAGLIWEAEDKWSHPLLAYETARDFRDCVLRFRWRSGGLKRLDEVHGPTLTIEGRDAEGDPRSWYVRLWNYASGSAEDADIVLNFADLDGGFLLPGEADPVWAGDVDRMFISLGAPDYDAGTTAFAAGAEGWAELSNMRCDGAGSVLSVGDVMVPEHGLSMATGYDDCFNQTPERIVEAIHALGYRGDINHYVGMSHYFRLEPLGGGFYVSLAGGVLNAPCAAWHADFAGRAKALGLGVIWSLSYELLDAHCWNDWKQRAENGDPALTGWSPPSTLLSPAHDGAMSYLRLVAGGFVSIGLAAGIPIKFQVGEPWWWMMPADGRICIYDAAAQAAFGGSPVSISDVRGTLSEPQKALLDQAGAVLAASTAALCAWVKGVAPGAVTHLLAYLPTVLDPLAPEAKRANMPVGWAAPAFDVLQLEDYDWVTEGRPTRTSRGIEVATARLGYPVEEQHYFSGFVLLAEQAAQWRRIADAAEAAVRRGTAATFVWALPQVARDGFTCFRLQGDDDMQAFDDVAFPIAIGRDASLSPAFSTQVVESPSGHERRSSDWADARLSFDAGPGVRSAADIVELIAFFRARRGAARGFRFTDPYDDRSCAPGMVPGALDQRLGTGDGVRTEFPLQRYYGEGDEAQVRRITRPVAGSIRVAVDGVELMGGWSHAGLGVIAFDEAPAVGALLTAGFRFDVPVRFAEDRLDVNRATFAAGEAPSVPLVEIRE; encoded by the coding sequence ATGAGCGGGCTTGGCTATTGGCTGGCGGATGCGCGGCGGGGGCAGGAAGAGCGCTTCATGAAGCGTTTCGCGCCAACGCATTGGACGGTGAACTTTCCGCGGCCGATGATGGCGAGTGTCGTCACGACGGCGCCGGATGCTTTGCGGGTGGACGCGGTCTTTTATGGGTCGGGCGATCTGGCGGGGCTGATCTGGGAGGCGGAGGACAAGTGGAGCCATCCGCTGCTGGCCTATGAGACCGCCCGCGACTTTCGGGATTGTGTGTTGCGGTTCCGTTGGCGGAGCGGGGGGCTGAAGCGGCTGGACGAGGTGCATGGGCCGACGCTGACGATCGAGGGGCGGGATGCGGAGGGCGATCCGAGGTCCTGGTATGTGCGGCTGTGGAACTATGCGAGCGGATCGGCGGAAGATGCTGACATCGTTCTGAATTTCGCTGATCTGGATGGGGGGTTCCTGCTGCCGGGCGAGGCTGATCCGGTTTGGGCGGGTGATGTGGATCGGATGTTCATATCGCTTGGCGCACCCGATTATGATGCGGGGACCACGGCCTTTGCGGCGGGAGCCGAGGGTTGGGCCGAGCTGTCGAACATGCGCTGCGATGGCGCGGGGTCGGTGCTGAGCGTCGGCGATGTGATGGTCCCGGAACATGGGCTGTCGATGGCGACGGGCTATGATGATTGTTTCAACCAGACGCCTGAGCGGATTGTCGAGGCGATCCATGCGCTGGGCTATCGCGGCGACATCAACCATTATGTGGGGATGAGCCATTATTTCCGGCTCGAACCGCTGGGTGGTGGATTTTATGTGAGCCTTGCCGGAGGTGTGTTGAACGCGCCTTGTGCGGCCTGGCATGCGGACTTTGCGGGGCGGGCGAAGGCGCTGGGGCTGGGGGTGATCTGGTCGCTTTCCTATGAGTTGCTGGACGCGCATTGCTGGAATGATTGGAAGCAACGCGCGGAGAATGGCGACCCGGCGCTGACGGGCTGGTCGCCGCCTTCGACTTTGCTGTCGCCCGCGCATGACGGGGCGATGAGTTATTTGCGGCTGGTAGCGGGGGGCTTTGTTTCCATCGGGTTGGCTGCGGGAATTCCGATTAAGTTTCAGGTGGGCGAGCCATGGTGGTGGATGATGCCTGCCGATGGGCGGATCTGCATTTATGACGCGGCGGCGCAGGCGGCCTTTGGCGGGAGTCCGGTGTCGATCAGCGATGTGCGGGGGACGTTGAGTGAGCCGCAAAAGGCTCTGTTGGATCAGGCAGGGGCGGTGCTGGCGGCGTCTACGGCGGCGCTGTGTGCCTGGGTGAAGGGGGTGGCGCCGGGGGCGGTGACGCATCTGCTCGCTTATCTGCCGACGGTGCTGGATCCGCTCGCGCCGGAGGCCAAGCGGGCGAACATGCCGGTGGGGTGGGCCGCGCCTGCCTTCGATGTGTTGCAGCTGGAAGATTATGACTGGGTGACGGAGGGGCGACCCACGCGCACGTCCCGGGGGATCGAGGTGGCGACGGCGCGGCTCGGCTATCCGGTGGAAGAGCAGCATTATTTTTCGGGCTTCGTGCTGCTGGCCGAGCAGGCGGCGCAGTGGCGGCGGATTGCTGACGCGGCGGAGGCGGCGGTGCGGCGAGGGACGGCGGCGACCTTTGTCTGGGCGCTGCCACAGGTGGCGCGGGACGGCTTCACCTGCTTCAGACTTCAGGGGGATGATGACATGCAAGCCTTTGACGATGTGGCTTTTCCGATCGCCATCGGGCGGGACGCGAGCCTGTCGCCTGCTTTTTCGACGCAGGTGGTGGAAAGCCCGTCCGGGCATGAGCGGCGGAGCAGCGACTGGGCGGATGCGCGGCTGTCCTTCGACGCTGGGCCAGGTGTGCGATCGGCGGCGGATATTGTCGAGTTGATCGCCTTTTTCCGGGCGCGGCGAGGGGCGGCGCGGGGGTTTCGCTTCACCGATCCCTATGACGATCGCAGCTGTGCGCCGGGGATGGTGCCGGGGGCGCTGGATCAGCGTCTGGGGACGGGGGATGGCGTGCGGACGGAGTTTCCGTTGCAGCGCTATTATGGCGAGGGTGATGAGGCGCAGGTGCGGCGGATCACCCGGCCGGTGGCAGGCAGCATTCGCGTGGCGGTGGATGGCGTCGAGCTGATGGGCGGATGGAGCCATGCGGGACTGGGCGTCATCGCGTTTGACGAGGCTCCGGCGGTGGGCGCGTTGCTGACGGCTGGCTTTCGTTTCGACGTGCCGGTGCGCTTTGCCGAGGACAGGCTGGACGTCAACCGCGCGACCTTTGCGGCGGGCGAGGCGCCTTCGGTGCCTTTGGTGGAGATACGGGAATGA
- a CDS encoding DUF3168 domain-containing protein, translated as MSAEVTVRAAVIAALSGDATLMGGLNGLFDGQPARASVPYAVVGECIASDWGAKDVDGRELRLTIGLHDAGETPGRLAVLLERVDGVMQVLELAEGWRIVGVRLIRSRVVKGREKDAWQAVVDYRVRVVREAG; from the coding sequence ATGAGTGCGGAAGTGACGGTGCGGGCGGCGGTGATTGCTGCTTTGAGTGGTGACGCGACGTTGATGGGTGGGCTGAATGGCTTGTTTGACGGTCAACCTGCGCGCGCGAGCGTGCCCTATGCGGTGGTGGGGGAGTGTATCGCGAGCGATTGGGGCGCGAAGGATGTGGACGGGCGCGAGCTGCGGCTGACGATTGGGCTGCATGATGCCGGGGAGACGCCGGGGCGGCTGGCGGTGCTGCTGGAGCGCGTTGATGGCGTGATGCAGGTTTTGGAATTGGCCGAGGGCTGGCGGATCGTGGGGGTGCGGTTGATCCGGTCTCGGGTGGTGAAGGGGCGCGAAAAGGACGCCTGGCAGGCGGTTGTGGATTATCGGGTGCGGGTGGTTCGGGAGGCGGGTTAG
- a CDS encoding HK97 family phage prohead protease gives MFDRVDHGGDVVRPGAFAGVAAGVPLLWQHLPGEAIGTVERVEEDARGLRVIGRVSGRTSAGRAAARALKERAVDGLSFGYRVREARGAGPRELLALGLVEVSVVTHPMQPLARVIAVEG, from the coding sequence GTGTTCGATCGGGTGGATCATGGCGGCGACGTGGTGCGGCCGGGGGCCTTTGCGGGCGTGGCGGCGGGGGTGCCGTTGCTGTGGCAGCATCTGCCGGGTGAGGCGATCGGGACGGTCGAGCGGGTGGAGGAGGATGCGCGCGGGCTGCGGGTGATCGGGCGGGTGTCGGGCAGGACTTCGGCCGGGCGGGCTGCGGCGCGGGCTTTGAAGGAGCGCGCGGTGGATGGGTTGTCCTTTGGCTATCGGGTGCGGGAGGCGCGGGGAGCCGGGCCGCGCGAACTGCTGGCGCTGGGGTTGGTGGAGGTGAGCGTGGTGACGCATCCGATGCAGCCTTTGGCGCGGGTGATTGCGGTGGAGGGGTAG